The genomic region GCGAGAGTTGTGCGATGTGGCAGGCGCGGTAAGTAATCTCAGGCCTTCTTTAAAAGAATAGCCCCTTCGCATAGCTCAGCGTTGTGGTGAAATGGAACAAGCGGAGCGCGTGACATTTCGCCACAACTCGTTTATATACGAACTTATTGTTGAATAATTGCTGAAATTTGCAGGTTATGCGAAGTTATGGTACTATTCAGTTGTTGCTAACTTATGTGATAAGTGTACCATATTTCGCATGAATCTTCAAGAATTGTTGGGAAAAATCAAGGATGAACTTCGCCTGCGCAATTATAGTCCGCGGACGATTGAGAGCTATTTAGGCTGTCTCAATGAATATTTCAAGGTCGTGAAAATCATCAAGCGCGAACCGGAACTTGCCGTGATTAAAAAATATTTACTGGAAAAGCAAGATCGCGGACAATCATCGCAAACGATCAACTTGCATCTGCAAGCAATCAAATATTTTTATCGGGAAGTTATGAAAAGTAGGGTTGACGTGGATATCAAATTTGCCAAGACGGCAAGCAAGTTGCCAATTGTTCTTTCCAGAAAAGAAATCGAAAAAATGATTGACTCGCTAAGCAATCCCAAGCATAAATTACTCATTTCTGTCTCCTATGGCGCGGGTCTGCGCGTTAGCGAGGCGATAAATTTGAAATTTAAGGATCTGGATTTGGATGAACTTACTATTCACATCAAAGGCGCAAAGGGAAATAAAGACAGAATAAGCCTATTTTCCGAAAAACTATTTTCCCAGCTAAAAGAGCTTGCAGTACTATCAAATGCGAATAGTTATGTTTTTGAGAGTAATCGAGGTGGCAAATTGACCGAAAGAACCGCGCAGAAGGTTTTTGAAACTGCACTTGAAAAAGCGGGAATCAAGAAAGAGGCCACTTTTCATTCACTCCGGCATAGTTTTGCCACGCATCTTTTGGAAAATGGCGTGGATGTGCGGTACGTGCAAGAACTGTTGGGGCATGCTAATATTAGAACGACCCAGATTTATACTAAAGTAACCAATCCAGCGTTAAGAAAAATTAAGAGTCCATTGGAATAGACTAACTTTATGAAAAACATTCGAAATTTCTGCATAATTGCCCACATTGATCACGGAAAGTCTACTCTGGCTGACCGGATGCTGGAAATCACCAAAACGGTTGAGGCGCGCAAGATGAAAGAGCAGTTGCTCGATCAGATGGA from Parcubacteria group bacterium harbors:
- the xerA gene encoding site-specific tyrosine recombinase/integron integrase, producing MNLQELLGKIKDELRLRNYSPRTIESYLGCLNEYFKVVKIIKREPELAVIKKYLLEKQDRGQSSQTINLHLQAIKYFYREVMKSRVDVDIKFAKTASKLPIVLSRKEIEKMIDSLSNPKHKLLISVSYGAGLRVSEAINLKFKDLDLDELTIHIKGAKGNKDRISLFSEKLFSQLKELAVLSNANSYVFESNRGGKLTERTAQKVFETALEKAGIKKEATFHSLRHSFATHLLENGVDVRYVQELLGHANIRTTQIYTKVTNPALRKIKSPLE